AAGGCCACATACTTACCCACCAGGCCGATGGTTACTTTCTTTTGCAGATTTTTAATCTTTGCCACTAAATCTTTCCATTCCGTCAGATCGTAGTGGGCCTGGGGCAGCCCCAGCTTCCGAACCACTATATCATCCAGACCTTCAGCATTCATTTTCAGCGGCACTTCATAGATGGTGTCCAGGTCGGTGTTTTCGATAACCGCCTGTGGATCAATATCACAGAAGAGAGCCAGCTTATCCTTCATTTCCTGGGAAAGGGCCTGTTCTGTGCGGCAGACAATGACATCGGGCTGAATGCCAATGGAGCGCAATTCCTTTACGGAGTGCTGGGTAGGCTTGGTTTTTAGCTCTCCCGATTTGGCCAGATAGGGAATCAGGGTCACATGAATATACATGACATGTTCCCGGCCAATGTCGCTTTTCATCTGGCGGATGGCTTCCAAAAAAGGCAGGCCTTCAATATCACCCACGGTGCCGCCGATTTCTGTGATTACCACATCAACTTCGCCCTGCTGTGCCACCCGTTTCACCCGGGATTTAATCTCATTGGTGATATGAGGGATAACCTGCACGGTGCCTCCCAGAAAATCACCTTTGCGTTCTTTGCTGATCACCGACCAGTATATCTTTCCGGTGGTGACGTTGGAGCTCTTGTTTAAATTATTATCAATGAAACGCTCGTAGTGACCCAAATCCAGGTCAGTCTCAGCGCCGTCATCGGTAACAAACACTTCCCCGTGCTGATACGGGCTCATGGTACCGGGGTCGAAATTAATATAGGGATCAAACTTTTGAATTGTAACTTTCAGGCCCCTGCTTTTTAGCAAAGTGCCCAGGGCGGCAGCTGTAATGCCTTTGCCCAGAGAAGAAACCACACCGCCGGTAACAAAAATATATTTTGTACTCATGATTTGCGCCACTTTCCCCCTTTTTTGTTTTCCTAATAAGTTATACCGTATTACTTATACGCCTTCGTTGTCAAAAATCCTTGCTCTCTGTCTTAATTTGTCCCTGCGAATTGCTAAGGGGTCAGACCCTTTCTTGCCAAAATCTGCGCCCTAGGGGTCAGACCCTTTTTTCTTGCCAAAATCTGCGCACCAGGGGTCAGACCCTTTCTTGCCAAAATCTGCGCACTTAAGGGTCTGACCCCGTACGCCCCGGGGAAAAGTGAGAATGGCCTCACGCACAATTTTGGCAGCCAACATGGCGGTAATCTCAGCCGGATCATAAACCGGCGCTACTTCCACCAGGTCCATACCTATTACATTGAGGTCTTTTAACAGCGACATGGCCTCCAAAAGCTCTGCGGAGGTAATGCCTCCCGGCTCCGGCGTACCGGTACCCGGAGCAAAGGCGGGGTCAACCACATCGATATCCAGTGAAAGATACACCGGCTTCCCTTTAAGCGTCTGCACCACTTTAGCCAGCGGCTGGGACACATGAAATGGATAAAAATGGGTATGCTCTTTGGCAAAGGCCATTTCCTCCGCAGTGGCGGAGCGAATGCCAAACTGATACAAATCCACTTTCAGGTCCCGGCAGGCGTGATACATCACCGAGGCATGGGAATGGGCCTCGCCCAGATAGTCGGTGCGCAAATCGGCATGGGCATCCAGATGAATAACCGTCATCCCGGGGTTATGCCTGGCAAAAGCCCTGAGGGCGCCCAGGCTCACCAGATGTTCTCCACCTAGTAACAGCGGAAACTTGCCGTCTGTTAAAATATTGTCCACCGCCTCCTCAATGAGGGACAGGGAACGGTTAACATTGCCGAAGGGCAAAAGCAAATCTCCGGCATCATAAAAGGAAGCATCCCGCAAATCACAGCCGGCATACATGCTGTATTCTTCCAGGCCCACCGATGCCGCGCGGATAGCCTGAGGCCCGCTTCGGGATCCGGGGCGGAAGGAAACGGTAAAATCCATGGGTGCTCCCAGAATCACCGCTTTGCTCTTTTCATAAATGGAGCCGGCGGCCAAAAAAGCGCCGGTTTCGCAGTTTTGCAAAAAAACCGTCATCTTTCTTCTGCCTCCAGAAGTTCCGAAACAAAATTGGGCAGACAAAAGGCGCCTTTATGCACTGCAGAATTATAATATTTGGTCTCCACCGGCTTTTGCTTGCCTTCCTCGGGCTCATAGCACTTGGAGCCCACAGTAAAGCTCCACAGACCGCTGGGGTAGGTGGGAATACTGGCCAGATACAGCTTGGTCAGTGGGAAAACACTTTTAATGCGGCTGTAAGCACTTCTGATTAAGTCCCGGTTAAAAAACGGCGACTCGGTCTGGGCTACAAGCATCCCGTCTTTTTTCAGCGCCCGGTAAATACCGGCATAAAAATCCTGACTGAAAAGGCCCACCGCAGGCCCCACCGGCTCGGTGGAATCCACCAGAATCACATCGTACTTACCCACCGATTCTTTTACATGCTTAATGCCGTCGGCTATCAGCACATTAACCCGGGGGTCGGAGAGCCCCACAGAGATGCCGGGCAGATATTTTTTGGACATTTCCACCACAGCTTCATCTATTTCCACTAAAGTGGCCGATTCCACAGAATCATATTTAATTACTTCCCTGATGGCACCGCCGTCTCCACCGCCCACCACCAGCACATCTTTAGGGTTGGGGTGGGCCTGCATGGCGATGTGGGCTATCATTTCGTGGTAAACAAACTCGTCCTGCTCGGTGGTCTGTACCATCCCGTCCAAGACCAGCATTTTGCCAAACTGCAGCGTGTCAATGACGGCCAGGTCCTGAAAGGGAGTTTTAATATGACAAAGCGTTTCCCGCACCAGGCAGGTAATCCCCAGATTGGGGGTCTGTTTTTCAGTGTACCAAAGTTCCATAGAGCTCGGTCCTTCCATATCAGATTCTTGGCTTAATACCACAGCGCCACTGCCGCAAAGGCACAACCTGTTTGCTCCACAGTATGTTCCACCGCGCGAATCTCTGTTTTTACCAGCGGAATGCCGCGGTTTTCAAAAGCATCCTTTAACATGGAAGCGATTTTTGCTTCCGCTTCTGCTTTGCCGCACTGTCCGGAGTATTCCATAATCACTCCGAAGGTGTCACTGGAAAAGCCGATGCCCACTGCTGCAGCAATTTTTGTTCCCGGCTCTTCACAGACAATGGAGCCGTAAGCGGTAGGCACCAAAGATCCGGGGGGCAGCTCCAGATCCTGATCCTGCTGGGCGGAAGGCGGCAGGATGCTGCTGATGCGCACCAGGTTTACATTGCCGATGCCCGCATCTAAGAGCGCATTGTCAAACGCCGTTAATTTGTGGGATCCTTCCGCCGCCGCAGCGACGATTTTAAATTTCTTGGGAGTGGGTAACATAGGGTAAGCCTCCTTAAATAACTTCTTTTTATTTCTCCGGGTAGGCCTGTCCATGTCTCCCGGCATATCGAAAGAATTATATCATAGATTCCATGTCATGCAAATAATTCCTTAACGATTCTTGACTAGTTGTGTTATAATTTTTCAAGAGACTAAAAATTTTCGACAAAGTAGGTGACGGATAATGCGGCGTGTTACCCGAATTGCATTTATTATTGCCATGGTGGTCTTTTTTCTTGCTGTGGGAACCGTAGGCTTTCTCGCCGTGACCGTTGCTGGCATGGGGGATATTCCTGACATCCAACCCCAACTGACCAGTACTTTTTACGATCACAACGGAGAGGTAATCACTACACGCTTTGAACAAAACCGTTTTGAAGTACCGCTGGAGCAGATTCCCGATTATCTGGCCCATGCTTTTATTGCGGTGGAGGATCATCGCTTTTACAACCATCACGGCATCGATATGCAGGGGCTGATGCGGGCCATGGTACGTAACGTGCAACAGCGGCGCTTTGCCGAAGGGGGCAGCACCATCACCCAGCAGTTGGCGCGGAACCTGTTTTTAACCCATGATAAAAACCTTACCCGCAAAGCCCAGGAAATGATGCTCACCGTACAGCTGGAGCGGCGGTTCACCAAAGATGAGATTCTGGAAAACTATTTAAACACCATTTATTTTGGCCATTCGGCCTATGGCGTGGAAGCGGCGGCCCGCACCTATTTCGGCAAATCGGTGCAGGATCTTACGCTGGCAGAAGCTGCCATTCTGGCAGGAATTCCACGCGGTCCTGCCTATTATTCCCCATACCTGAACTTAGATGCGGCCAAAAACCGCCAGGCTGTGGTTCTGACCCGCATGGTGGATGAGGGTTACATCACCGAAGACCAAAGGGAAGAGGCGCTGGCTCAGGAACTGGAGCTCACCGACCGCGAAGCGGCCCGTCAGGACCGTCAGCTGGGCGCTTATTTCATTAACCATCTGATAAACTCCGAGCTGGCAAAAATTTTCCCCGACGAGCCCAACGTGGCCAACATGATTTATCAGGGCGGCCTGCATGTTTACACCACCCTGGATCGCCAGGCTCAGCAGGCGGCAGAAAATGCGGTGGCCGGCTTCATACCGGAAACCACCAGATCTAACGGTGAAGATATCCCGATTCAGGCTGCGTTGGTGGCCATGGATCCGCAGGACGGCTCGGTGCGGGCCCTGGTGGGCGGACGGGACCAGGTGGCCACCGGCTTTAACCGGGCGGTATCCGCCAGACGCTCCCCCGGCTCTACTTTTAAGATGTTTACCTACGCCGCAGCGCTGGAGGAAGGCTACACACCGTCCACAGTGCGGGTCAGCGAACCGGTCTCCTATGAAGATCCGCACCAGGACCGACCCTTTGAACCCCGGGAATTTGGCGGCAACTTTTCCGGACCGCTGCGGATGCGTGAAGCAATTGCCCGCTCCAGCAACGTGGTGGCGGTGAAAACCCATATGGAAATCGGACCGGAAAAAACCAAAGAGATGGCAGAGCGGCTGGGAATTACCAGTGAGCTGCAGGCCTTTCCTTCCCTGACGCTGGGCGGAACATCTGTAACTCCGCTGGAAATGACAACAGCTTATGCGCCCTTTGCCAACCAGGGGATTGGCGTCCAGCCGCAATTTGTCACTAAAATCACCGACTCCAACGGTCGTATCCTTTATCGGTCCGAGCCGAGACGGGAACAGGTGCTGGATGCCCGCATCTCCTTTTTAATGACCGACATGATGAAAAGCGTTTTACAAACCGGGACAGGCCGCAGCCTGGGCCCCATCGTTAACCGCCCCGCCGCCGGAAAAACCGGCACCTCCCAGGATAGCCGGGACGTTTATATGGTGGGCTATACGCCTGAGTTGGTTTCTGCAGTCTGGGTAGGCAATGACGATAACCTGCCGATGCCCGGCCAGACCGGTTCCGGCCTTGCCGGCCCCGCCTGGGCCAACTTTATGCGGGAGGCACTAAGGGATGTGCCGGCCCGGGATTTTGCCCGGCCCGATGGTCTGGTGTCGGTGCAAGTCTGCCCGGACACCGGAATGCTGCATAATCCCCGCTGCAGCCTGGACCCCATAACAGAATTCTTTATCGCCGGCACCCAGCCCACCGAGCAGTGCAGTTGGCCGGAATGTGAACACTGTCCGCAGGACGACAGCCCCTGGCACTGGGACGGCGGTTGGTTCTGGCGCAACCCCTTCAGACAGGAACCGGAAACGCCGGAGCCGGAAGTTTTACCACCGGACAACGGTCTGCCTGAAGACTGGGACCTCCCTGAAGACTGGGACGGGGAGAATGAAGAAACCATAGAACCGTGGGAGCCGGACTTTGAGGAGGGGCAGGAAGATTTACCGCCGCCCTCTGATGAAAATTCCGAGCCGGCGGCACAGGCAATTTAAGCTCTGCTTGCTATAACCAAAAGAAGAGCCCGCTTACAATTATGTAGGCGGGCTTTTAGTTGCTTAGCGCAAAAAGGGATTATACTGCTTTTCATCTCCAATGGTGGACTCAGGGCCGTGTCCGGGAAAAACAGGGGTTTCGTCGGGAAACACCAACAGTTTCTCCTTAATGGAACGGATGATTTCATCAAAGGAGCCGCCGGGCAGGTCGGTGCGCCCGATGGAGCCGGCAAACAGAGTGTCGCCGGTAAACAGCTTACCGTCCACCAGCAAGGTCACACAACCCTTGGTGTGGCCCGGGGTCTCAATCACCTCTATGGTCAGATTACCCACAGTAAAGGTGTCTTTGCCTTTGATAAGCCGGTCCGGCTCCGCCAGCGTCTTTTTCCCCAGGAATGTGGACAGGCTGGCATGGGGCTTTTTACACATTTCCCCGTCGGCCTCATGAATGAGAATGGGGGCGCCCAGAGCCTCTCGCACCTCTTCATTGGCACCCACATGGTCCACATGGCCATGGGTGTTGATGATATATTTTACGTTGACCTGGTTGTCTTCAACCATTTTAAGAATGCGCCTGGCATCCGCACCGGGATCAACCACAACCCCTTCTTTTGTTTCATCGCACGCCAACAGATAGCAATTGGCGGCAAATGAGCCTACTTCCATTCGTTTTAACAGCATTCTGTTCCTCCTTTAATACTGGCATTTCTGCTAGTATTTCCACAATTAGCGACAGAATCCTTTTTTTGTCTGAGGCATTATTTGCCGGTGGCAGTTTTTAGCGCCTGGTCCAGATCGGCAATTAAATCTTCCTGATCCTCCAGTCCCAGGGAAAGGCGGACAAAATCTTCAGAGACGCCGGCACTGACCTGTTCCTCAGCGGTAAGCTGGGAATGGGTGGTGGTGGCGGGATGAATGGCCAGCGACTTGGCATCACCGATATTGGCCAGATGGGAGAAAAGGGTTAAGGATTCAATAAAGCGCTTCCCGGCTTCCCGGCCGCCTTTAATGCCAAAGCCCAATAGAGCGCCGGCGCCTTTGGTCAGATAT
This window of the Dethiobacter alkaliphilus AHT 1 genome carries:
- a CDS encoding CTP synthase, translating into MSTKYIFVTGGVVSSLGKGITAAALGTLLKSRGLKVTIQKFDPYINFDPGTMSPYQHGEVFVTDDGAETDLDLGHYERFIDNNLNKSSNVTTGKIYWSVISKERKGDFLGGTVQVIPHITNEIKSRVKRVAQQGEVDVVITEIGGTVGDIEGLPFLEAIRQMKSDIGREHVMYIHVTLIPYLAKSGELKTKPTQHSVKELRSIGIQPDVIVCRTEQALSQEMKDKLALFCDIDPQAVIENTDLDTIYEVPLKMNAEGLDDIVVRKLGLPQAHYDLTEWKDLVAKIKNLQKKVTIGLVGKYVALKDAYLSVAESLLHAGFENGCDVDIRWIQAEDVETEGAAQLLSGLDGILVPGGFGDRGIEGKVAAVRYARENRIPFFGICLGMHCATIEFARNVCGWEDAHSTEFSPETKHPVIDLLPEQKDVEDLGGTMRLGLYPCKVERDTFTHSAYEDEIIYERHRHRYELNNVYRERLEKKGLVLAGTSPDDRLVEIVELKDHPWFLATQFHPEFKSRPNRPHPLFRDFVRAALDGSEQ
- the speB gene encoding agmatinase gives rise to the protein MTVFLQNCETGAFLAAGSIYEKSKAVILGAPMDFTVSFRPGSRSGPQAIRAASVGLEEYSMYAGCDLRDASFYDAGDLLLPFGNVNRSLSLIEEAVDNILTDGKFPLLLGGEHLVSLGALRAFARHNPGMTVIHLDAHADLRTDYLGEAHSHASVMYHACRDLKVDLYQFGIRSATAEEMAFAKEHTHFYPFHVSQPLAKVVQTLKGKPVYLSLDIDVVDPAFAPGTGTPEPGGITSAELLEAMSLLKDLNVIGMDLVEVAPVYDPAEITAMLAAKIVREAILTFPRGVRGQTLKCADFGKKGSDPWCADFGKKKGSDP
- the speE gene encoding polyamine aminopropyltransferase, giving the protein MELWYTEKQTPNLGITCLVRETLCHIKTPFQDLAVIDTLQFGKMLVLDGMVQTTEQDEFVYHEMIAHIAMQAHPNPKDVLVVGGGDGGAIREVIKYDSVESATLVEIDEAVVEMSKKYLPGISVGLSDPRVNVLIADGIKHVKESVGKYDVILVDSTEPVGPAVGLFSQDFYAGIYRALKKDGMLVAQTESPFFNRDLIRSAYSRIKSVFPLTKLYLASIPTYPSGLWSFTVGSKCYEPEEGKQKPVETKYYNSAVHKGAFCLPNFVSELLEAEER
- a CDS encoding pyruvoyl-dependent arginine decarboxylase: MLPTPKKFKIVAAAAEGSHKLTAFDNALLDAGIGNVNLVRISSILPPSAQQDQDLELPPGSLVPTAYGSIVCEEPGTKIAAAVGIGFSSDTFGVIMEYSGQCGKAEAEAKIASMLKDAFENRGIPLVKTEIRAVEHTVEQTGCAFAAVALWY
- a CDS encoding transglycosylase domain-containing protein, giving the protein MRRVTRIAFIIAMVVFFLAVGTVGFLAVTVAGMGDIPDIQPQLTSTFYDHNGEVITTRFEQNRFEVPLEQIPDYLAHAFIAVEDHRFYNHHGIDMQGLMRAMVRNVQQRRFAEGGSTITQQLARNLFLTHDKNLTRKAQEMMLTVQLERRFTKDEILENYLNTIYFGHSAYGVEAAARTYFGKSVQDLTLAEAAILAGIPRGPAYYSPYLNLDAAKNRQAVVLTRMVDEGYITEDQREEALAQELELTDREAARQDRQLGAYFINHLINSELAKIFPDEPNVANMIYQGGLHVYTTLDRQAQQAAENAVAGFIPETTRSNGEDIPIQAALVAMDPQDGSVRALVGGRDQVATGFNRAVSARRSPGSTFKMFTYAAALEEGYTPSTVRVSEPVSYEDPHQDRPFEPREFGGNFSGPLRMREAIARSSNVVAVKTHMEIGPEKTKEMAERLGITSELQAFPSLTLGGTSVTPLEMTTAYAPFANQGIGVQPQFVTKITDSNGRILYRSEPRREQVLDARISFLMTDMMKSVLQTGTGRSLGPIVNRPAAGKTGTSQDSRDVYMVGYTPELVSAVWVGNDDNLPMPGQTGSGLAGPAWANFMREALRDVPARDFARPDGLVSVQVCPDTGMLHNPRCSLDPITEFFIAGTQPTEQCSWPECEHCPQDDSPWHWDGGWFWRNPFRQEPETPEPEVLPPDNGLPEDWDLPEDWDGENEETIEPWEPDFEEGQEDLPPPSDENSEPAAQAI
- a CDS encoding MBL fold metallo-hydrolase produces the protein MLLKRMEVGSFAANCYLLACDETKEGVVVDPGADARRILKMVEDNQVNVKYIINTHGHVDHVGANEEVREALGAPILIHEADGEMCKKPHASLSTFLGKKTLAEPDRLIKGKDTFTVGNLTIEVIETPGHTKGCVTLLVDGKLFTGDTLFAGSIGRTDLPGGSFDEIIRSIKEKLLVFPDETPVFPGHGPESTIGDEKQYNPFLR